The Sulfurimonas lithotrophica genome includes a region encoding these proteins:
- the yajC gene encoding preprotein translocase subunit YajC: MEALSQLLPFLFLIAIMYFVIIRPQQKEAKEKQAMIEALAKGDKVVTNGGFIVVIHKVEEKFLSVKMNDDTIVKIAKDAIARKYEDEA, encoded by the coding sequence ATGGAAGCATTAAGCCAATTATTGCCATTTTTATTTTTAATTGCAATTATGTATTTTGTAATTATACGCCCACAACAAAAAGAAGCTAAAGAGAAACAAGCTATGATCGAAGCACTTGCTAAAGGTGACAAAGTTGTAACAAATGGCGGTTTTATTGTTGTAATTCATAAAGTTGAAGAAAAATTCTTAAGTGTTAAAATGAATGATGATACTATTGTTAAAATAGCTAAAGATGCAATTGCAAGAAAGTATGAGGATGAAGCTTAA